From one Halosimplex rubrum genomic stretch:
- the trpA gene encoding tryptophan synthase subunit alpha translates to MSLERVFADEPAFVPYVAAGDPTYEESLEYVEALERGGADVIELGLPFSEPIAEGSTIQEAVVRSLEGGMTPDRYFEFVEDLDVAVPLVCMTYYNLIAQYTHPETGETGPRAFARRADEVGIEGFVVVDLPAEEAEPLRAACDEFGQDLVFIIAPTTKGERLERMQENVSGYVYVQARLGVTGARDDVSDQTEESLARVDDWDVPKAVGFGIKTGEHAERIVSAGADGIIVGSALVDIIAEGADPEVDQPFAETAQRLESKARELKEGALAGAERAAAERSD, encoded by the coding sequence ATGAGCCTGGAGCGCGTCTTCGCCGACGAACCGGCCTTCGTCCCCTACGTCGCCGCGGGCGACCCGACCTACGAGGAGTCCCTGGAGTACGTCGAGGCGCTCGAACGGGGCGGCGCCGACGTGATCGAACTGGGCCTGCCCTTCTCCGAGCCCATCGCCGAGGGGTCGACCATCCAGGAGGCGGTCGTCCGCTCGCTGGAGGGCGGGATGACGCCCGACCGCTACTTCGAGTTCGTCGAGGACCTGGACGTGGCGGTCCCGCTGGTCTGCATGACCTACTACAACCTGATCGCCCAGTACACCCACCCCGAGACGGGCGAGACGGGGCCGCGGGCGTTCGCCCGACGGGCCGACGAGGTGGGCATCGAGGGGTTCGTCGTCGTCGACCTCCCCGCCGAGGAGGCCGAGCCGCTCCGGGCGGCCTGCGACGAGTTCGGGCAGGACCTCGTCTTCATCATCGCGCCGACGACGAAGGGCGAGCGTTTGGAGCGGATGCAGGAGAACGTCTCTGGCTACGTCTACGTGCAGGCGCGCCTGGGCGTGACCGGCGCGCGCGACGACGTCTCCGACCAGACCGAGGAGTCGCTGGCCCGCGTCGACGACTGGGACGTGCCCAAGGCGGTCGGCTTCGGCATCAAGACCGGCGAGCACGCCGAGCGCATCGTCTCCGCCGGTGCGGACGGGATCATCGTCGGCTCCGCGCTGGTCGACATCATCGCCGAGGGGGCCGACCCCGAGGTGGACCAGCCCTTCGCCGAGACCGCCCAGCGCCTCGAATCGAAGGCCCGCGAGCTCAAGGAGGGCGCTCTCGCGGGCGCCGAGCGGGCCGCCGCGGAGCGTTCGGACTGA
- a CDS encoding 2-amino-3,7-dideoxy-D-threo-hept-6-ulosonate synthase: MTAGKDARLARIGTGGRHLIVPMDHGLTLGAVKGLVDIESTVDAVTRGGADAVLTQRGVADRVHPNANGAGYIAHLNGSTSIGPDESDKRLTGTVEDAIRAGADAVSFHINVGSEHEPDQITQLAEVTSEAERYGLPTLAMAYARGHDVRDDDPELFAEDLGHAVRLAEELDADVVKTAYSGSAETFGRVVESTSLPVVIAGGSKGTDRETLSMVRGAVDAGADGVSMGRSIFQHDDPEAITEAVAAVLHDDASADEAIEAAGLPVEA; this comes from the coding sequence ATGACCGCAGGGAAAGACGCGCGCCTGGCCCGCATCGGGACAGGGGGCCGACACCTGATCGTCCCGATGGACCACGGGCTCACACTGGGGGCCGTCAAAGGCCTCGTCGACATCGAATCGACCGTCGACGCCGTCACGCGCGGCGGCGCCGACGCCGTGCTCACCCAGCGCGGCGTCGCCGACCGCGTCCACCCCAACGCGAACGGCGCCGGCTACATCGCCCACCTCAACGGCTCGACGAGCATCGGCCCGGACGAGAGCGACAAGCGACTGACCGGCACCGTCGAGGACGCCATCCGCGCGGGCGCCGACGCCGTCTCCTTCCACATCAACGTCGGCAGCGAGCACGAGCCCGACCAGATCACTCAGCTCGCCGAGGTCACCAGCGAGGCCGAGCGCTACGGCCTCCCCACGCTCGCGATGGCCTACGCCCGCGGCCACGACGTGCGCGACGACGACCCCGAGCTGTTCGCCGAGGACCTGGGCCACGCCGTCCGCCTCGCCGAGGAACTGGACGCCGACGTGGTCAAGACCGCCTACAGCGGCTCTGCCGAGACGTTCGGTCGCGTCGTCGAGTCCACCTCACTGCCGGTCGTCATCGCCGGCGGCTCCAAGGGCACGGATCGGGAGACCCTCTCGATGGTCCGCGGCGCCGTCGACGCCGGCGCGGACGGCGTCTCGATGGGCCGCTCCATCTTCCAGCACGACGACCCCGAGGCGATCACCGAAGCCGTCGCCGCCGTCCTCCACGACGACGCCTCCGCCGACGAGGCCATCGAAGCCGCCGGCCTCCCCGTCGAGGCCTGA
- a CDS encoding DUF7836 family putative zinc-binding protein, with product MQEAWIQLQCPECDEQWEANPADLHEPDEAFGCKNCEERRPLSEFTKTARDFEILEEFHGS from the coding sequence ATGCAGGAGGCCTGGATCCAGCTCCAGTGTCCCGAATGCGACGAACAGTGGGAAGCCAACCCCGCCGACCTCCACGAGCCGGACGAGGCGTTCGGCTGCAAGAACTGCGAGGAACGGCGGCCCCTCTCGGAGTTCACCAAGACCGCCCGCGACTTCGAGATTCTGGAGGAGTTCCACGGGAGCTAG